The Panicum virgatum strain AP13 chromosome 5K, P.virgatum_v5, whole genome shotgun sequence genome has a window encoding:
- the LOC120707104 gene encoding beta-galactosidase 1-like, translated as MWPDLIRKAKEGGLNTIETYVFWNGHEPRRRQYNFEGNYDIVRFFKEIQHAGMYAILRIGPYICGEWNYGGLPAWLRNIPGMQFRLHNDPFEREMETFTTLIVDKMKDAKMFAGQGGPIILAQIENEYGNIMGELNNNQSASQYIHWCADMANKQKIGVPWIMCQQNHHVPHNVINTCNGFYCHDWFPNRTGIPKIWTENWTGWFKAWDKPDFHRSAEDIAFAVARFFQKRGSVQNYYMYHGGTNFGRTSGGPYITTSYDYDAPLDEYGNIRQPKYGHLKDLHNLLRSMEKILVHGEHNDTAYAKNVTVTKYTYGGSSVCFISNQLNDTDVNVTLGATHLVPAWSVSILPDCKTVAYNTAKIKTQTSVMVKKANTVEEEPGALRWSWMPENLRPFMTDDRGSFRKTQLLDQIAAATDQSDYLWYRTSLEHKGEGAYKLYVNTTGHEIYAFVNGKLVGQNHSANGAFVFQLETPVKLQSGKNYISLLSGTVGLKNYGPLFELMPAGIAGGPVKLVGTNGTDIDLTNSSWSYKSGLAGEQRQIHLDKAGHKWRGHNSSGIPVNRPFTWYKTSFAAPAGDEAVVVDLLGLNKGAAWVNGHSLGRYWPAYTAAEMGGCHVCDYRGEFKAEGGGVRCLTGCGEPSQRFYHVPRAFLRAGEPNTLVLFEEAGGDPTRAAFRTVAVGAVCAAAAEVGDDVTLSCGGHGRVVAGVDVASFGVTRGSCGGYEGGCESKAALKAFTAACVGRESCTVKHTGAFAGAGCESGALTVQVTCS; from the exons ATGTGGCCCGATCTGATCAGGAAGGCCAAGGAAGGCGGCCTCAACACCATCGAGACCTATGTCTTCTGGAACGGCCACGAGCCGCGCCGGCGCCAG TACAACTTCGAGGGGAACTACGACATCGTCAGGTTCTTCAAGGAGATCCAGCATGCCGGGATGTACGCCATTCTTCGCATTGGCCCCTACATCTGTGGGGAATGGAACTATGG AGGCCTTCCCGCCTGGCTGCGTAACATCCCCGGCATGCAGTTCAGGCTGCACAATGACCCCTTCGAG CGGGAGATGGAGACCTTCACCACCCTCATTGTCGACAAGATGAAGGACGCCAAAATGTTTGCGGGGCAGGGAGGCCCGATCATCCTCGCCCAG ATTGAGAACGAGTACGGCAACATCATGGGCGAGCTGAACAACAACCAGTCTGCGTCGCAATACATCCACTGGTGCGCCGACATGGCCAACAAGCAGAAGATCGGCGTCCCGTGGATCATGTGCCAGCAGAATCACCATGTGCCACACAATGTG ATCAACACGTGCAATGGATTCTATTGCCACGACTGGTTCCCGAATAGGACAGGCATTCCCAAGATTTGGACAGAGAACTGGACTGGCTG GTTTAAAGCCTGGGACAAGCCGGATTTCCATCGGTCTGCTGAAGACATTGCCTTCGCGGTTGCCAGGTTCTTCCAGAAGCGTGGATCTGTCCAGAACTACTACATG TACCACGGTGGGACCAACTTCGGGCGAACTTCCGGTGGTCCCTACATCACAACCAGCTATGACTACGATGCGCCTTTGGATGAGTATG GTAACATTAGGCAGCCAAAATATGGTCACTTGAAGGACCTCCACAACTTGCTCAGGTCCATGGAGAAAATCCTTGTCCATGGGGAGCACAATGACACTGCCTACGCCAAGAATGTCACT GTCACCAAGTACACCTACGGTGGTTCCTCGGTTTGCTTCATCAGCAACCAGCTCAACGACACGGATGTCAATGTGACCCTTGGCGCAACTCACCTGGTGCCAGCTTGGTCCGTCAGCATCTTGCCTGACTGCAAGACTGTTGCCTACAACACCGCCAAG ATCAAGACGCAGACGTCAGTGATGGTGAAGAAGGCGAacacggtggaggaggagcccggAGCCTTGAGGTGGTCGTGGATGCCTGAGAACCTGAGGCCCTTCATGACTGACGACCGTGGCAGCTTCAGGAAGACCCAGCTCCTGGATCAAATTGCTGCAGCCACTGATCAGAGCGACTACTTGTGGTACAGGACAAG CCTCGAGCACAAGGGAgagggagcttacaagctgtaTGTGAACACAACGGGCCATGAGATCTACGCTTTTGTGAACGGGAAGCTTGTCG GTCAAAACCACTCGGCTAATGGAGCTTTCGTCTTCCAGCTCGAGACTCCGGTGAAGCTTCAATCTGGAAAGAACTATATTTCACTTCTCAGCGGCACCGTCGGCCTCAAG AACTATGGACCTTTGTTCGAGCTCATGCCGGCGGGCATCGCCGGCGGACCGGTTAAGCTTGTCGGCACAAATGGCACCGATATTGATCTCACCAACAGCTCTTGGTCTTACAAG TCTGGCTTGGCCGGTGAGCAGAGGCAAATCCATCTCGACAAGGCCGGCCACAAATGGCGGGGCCACAACAGCAGCGGCATCCCGGTGAACAGGCCGTTCACGTGGTACAAGACCAGcttcgccgccccggccggcgatGAGGCCGTGGTGGTGGACCTGCTCGGCCTGAACAAGGGCGCGGCGTGGGTGAACGGACACAGCCTGGGCCGCTACTGGCCGGCGTACACGGCGGCGGAGATGGGCGGGTGCCACGTGTGCGACTACCGCGGCGAGTTcaaggcggagggcggcggcgtccggtgCCTGACGGGGTGCGGCGAGCCGTCGCAGCGGTTCTACCACGTGCCCCGCGCCTtcctccgcgccggcgagcccaaCACGCTGGTCCTCTtcgaggaggccggcggcgacccgACGCGCGCCGCGTTCCGCACGGTCGCCGTGGGCGCCGTCTGCGCGGCAGCCGCCGAGGTCGGGGACGACGTGACGCTGTCGTGCGGCGGGCACGGGCGCGTGGTCGCCGGCGTGGACGTGGCCAGCTTCGGCGTGACGAGGGGAAGCTGCGGAGGGTACGAGGGCGGGTGCGAGTCCAAGGCGGCGCTCAAGGCGTTCACGGCGGCGTGCGTCGGCAGGGAGTCGTGCACGGTGAAGCACACGGGCGCGTTCGCCGGCGCCGGGTGCGAGTCCGGCGCGCTAACCGTGCAGGTCACCTGCTCATAG